In Bacteroidetes bacterium SB0662_bin_6, the sequence TTCGTCGTTGGCGTCAGCGGGACCTTCGGAGTCCACTTTTTTGTGGAGCGCTACGAAGTGTTTTTACAAGTTAACCCCCGATTCGAACTGCTTCCCGGCACAGAAGGCCATATCGGGGGCGGGATCGGGGTGCGCTACTATTTCAGGAAATAACGGCTGCTATCCGGCCCCCGCGTTCCCCGGGTGAACGGGACTACCGATGTTATATGAGCGCGTACTCGTAACGGGAGCGAACGGTCTGCTTGGCAGAGAACTGGTCAGCCTGCTTGGCCGGTTTTCCGAATATGACGTACTGGCTACGGGGCGACGTGCAACGACGCGCTCCGAGGGCTCGTACGGATACATGCCCCTGGACATTACGGTACGGCGCGACGTGCAGCGCGCCATTCGGGATTTCGAACCCACCGTAGTGATAAACTGTGCAGCAATGACCGATGTCGATCGTTGTGAAACAGAGCGGGAGGCATGCTGGAAAGTGAACGTGGAAGCGGTAGAAACACTGGCACAGCAGTGCAGCGATACCGGTGCCCGGCTCATCCAGCTTTCCACGGATTTCGTGTTCAATGGACTGGATGGACCGTATGAAGAAAGCGCTCGTCCGGACCCTGTGAATTTCTACGGAAAATCCAAACAGGCTGCCGAAAATGCGGCGCGGAGAGCAGGCTTCGACAAATGGACCATCGCCCGGACAGTGCTGGTCTATGGCACAGGAGCATATACGGACCGGTCTGATTTCGTACTTTGGTTGTTGAATCGGCTGTCTTCGGGACAATCCGTGCAAATCGTTACGGACCAGTGGCGAACCCCTACTTGCGTGGCCGACCTTGCCCTGGGCATTGAGCGTATCGTGCGGCGGGGGCGTGGAGGAATTTTCCATCTCTCCGGGATGGAATGGATGTCCATATATGATTTTGCTCAAACGATCGCCGACGTTTTCGGGCTGGACAGTGCCCTGATACGACCGGTCGACGCCTCGACATTCCGACAAACCGCCGCTCGACCGGCAAAAACAGGTTTTATCATTCTGAAAGCGCAAACGGAACTCGATTACCGCCCCAGACCTGTCCGGGAGGCTCTTCGCAGAATCGGCGTCCGCCTTGGCCTTGTGTAGCATGGCTTCCGGAAAATTTTTCTAATCTACAACTGCATCGTCCGCTACGTGATAAACATTCAGGTACTTCGCGAAAACCCCGAGCGCATACGACAAGCGATCCGGGACAAGGGAATCGGGGATCCGGAACTGGTCGATCAGCTGACGGAACTGGACCGCAGGCGCCGGGATCACCTGGCGGCTCTCCAGGAGGCCCA encodes:
- the rfbD gene encoding dTDP-4-dehydrorhamnose reductase, with amino-acid sequence MLYERVLVTGANGLLGRELVSLLGRFSEYDVLATGRRATTRSEGSYGYMPLDITVRRDVQRAIRDFEPTVVINCAAMTDVDRCETEREACWKVNVEAVETLAQQCSDTGARLIQLSTDFVFNGLDGPYEESARPDPVNFYGKSKQAAENAARRAGFDKWTIARTVLVYGTGAYTDRSDFVLWLLNRLSSGQSVQIVTDQWRTPTCVADLALGIERIVRRGRGGIFHLSGMEWMSIYDFAQTIADVFGLDSALIRPVDASTFRQTAARPAKTGFIILKAQTELDYRPRPVREALRRIGVRLGLV